A single region of the Vicia villosa cultivar HV-30 ecotype Madison, WI linkage group LG4, Vvil1.0, whole genome shotgun sequence genome encodes:
- the LOC131599597 gene encoding chitinase 2-like → MTKFIFREYIGVKPSSTSLRDFPTDIINSNRFEFQFILGFASEEYNQDGKGNGNFKETWDVEYFGPDKVKEFKKNNPNVKVVISIGGRDVETPFFPAEETVWTRQAVNSLKVLIGKYNNESGNIIDGIDINYETIKTSNDLFVNCIGEVITKLKNDGNLNIDVVSIAPSEKNESHYRDLFYANSANINWVDYQFYNQKNIVSTVKDFVVIFDNLIKGYPPQKVLPGISTDPNDAKDNKISRETFIAGCIQLKKHSKLNGVFLWNANDSAHPPPGEHEPFVVEHSLQDLLTKSVEQLLDR, encoded by the coding sequence ATGACTAAATTTATCTTTCGTGAATACATTGGTGTGAAGCCATCCTCAACAAGTTTACGTGATTTTCCAACTGATATCATCAACTCAAATAGATTTGAATTCCAATTCATTTTGGGCTTTGCAAGTGAGGAGTATAACCAAGATGGGAAAGGCAACGGAAATTTCAAAGAAACTTGGGATGTGGAATACTTTGGCCCAGATAAAGTGAAAGAGTTCAAGAAAAATAATCCAAATGTAAAGGTGGTGATAAGCATTGGAGGTCGTGATGTTGAAACTCCATTCTTTCCTGCTGAGGAAACTGTATGGACTAGGCAGGCTGTAAATTCACTCAAAGTGCTCATCGGAAAATACAACAATGAAAGCGGCAACATAATTGATGGCATTGACATTAATTATGAAACTATCAAAACTAGTAATGACTTGTTTGTTAACTGCATAGGAGAAGTTATAACAAAACTCAAGAATGATGGTAACCTAAATATTGATGTGGTGTCCATTGCTCCATCTGAGAAAAACGAATCCCACTACCGTGATTTGTTTTATGCAAACAGTGCCAATATCAATTGGGTTGACTACCAATTCTACaatcaaaaaaatattgtatCCACGGTTAAGGACTTTGTAGTGATCTTTGACAATCTAATCAAAGGCTACCCTCCTCAAAAAGTCCTTCCCGGAATTAGCACCGACCCGAATGACGCTAAGGATAATAAGATATCACGAGAGACTTTTATTGCCGGATGCATACAACTCAAAAAACACTCAAAACTCAATGGTGTTTTTCTCTGGAACGCTAATGACTCTGCACATCCCCCTCCTGGTGAGCACGAACCTTTTGTTGTAGAGCATAGCTTGCAGGACCTCCTCACCAAATCAGTTGAGCAGTTACTCGATCGCTAG